The Christiangramia flava JLT2011 genome has a segment encoding these proteins:
- the rimO gene encoding 30S ribosomal protein S12 methylthiotransferase RimO, with translation MRTKSRKKNRINVVTLGCSKNVYDSEVLMGQLKANNKDVVHEEEGNIVVINTCGFIDNAKEQSVNTILEFVERKEQGEVDKVFVTGCLSERYKPDLQKEIPDVDQYFGTTELPALLKALEADYKHELIGERLTTTPKNYAYLKIAEGCDRPCSFCAIPLMRGKHRSTPIENLVREAEKLAANGVKELILIAQDLTYYGLDLYKKRNLAELLENLVKVEGIEWIRLHYAFPTGFPMDVLEVMKREPKICNYLDIPLQHISDDLLKSMRRGTTHEKTTNLLKEFRNRVPKMAIRTTLIVGYPGETEAHFQELKEWVKEMRFERLGCFTYSHEENTHAYNLEDNVPEEVKQARANEIMEIQSQISWELNQQKIGETFKVVIDRKDGNYFVGRTEFDSPDVDNEVLIEASEIYLKTGEYYDIQITEAADFDLYGVPVNANVEKPKRKPLQVRTGN, from the coding sequence ATGAGAACGAAATCGAGAAAGAAGAACCGGATCAATGTGGTGACCCTTGGCTGTAGTAAGAACGTGTACGATAGCGAGGTGCTCATGGGCCAGTTGAAGGCCAATAACAAGGATGTGGTACATGAAGAGGAAGGAAATATCGTGGTGATCAATACCTGTGGTTTTATTGACAATGCCAAGGAACAATCGGTCAATACCATTCTCGAGTTCGTGGAGCGCAAGGAACAGGGTGAGGTAGACAAGGTCTTTGTGACGGGCTGTTTAAGTGAACGTTACAAGCCAGACCTTCAGAAGGAAATTCCAGATGTAGACCAGTATTTCGGAACTACCGAATTGCCAGCTTTGTTAAAGGCCCTGGAAGCCGACTATAAGCATGAACTCATTGGGGAGCGATTGACTACCACTCCCAAAAATTATGCGTATCTAAAAATTGCCGAAGGCTGTGATCGACCATGTTCGTTTTGTGCTATTCCATTAATGCGCGGAAAGCATAGAAGTACTCCGATAGAAAACCTGGTCAGAGAAGCTGAAAAACTGGCTGCCAATGGAGTAAAAGAATTGATTCTTATTGCCCAGGATCTGACCTATTACGGCCTGGATCTTTATAAAAAGAGAAACCTTGCCGAGTTGCTGGAAAACCTTGTGAAGGTTGAAGGTATTGAGTGGATCAGGCTTCATTATGCCTTTCCAACCGGTTTCCCGATGGATGTGCTGGAGGTGATGAAAAGAGAGCCGAAAATCTGTAATTACCTGGATATTCCACTGCAGCATATTTCTGATGATCTTCTGAAGTCGATGCGTCGTGGAACCACGCATGAAAAAACTACAAACCTGCTGAAAGAATTCCGTAATCGCGTTCCGAAAATGGCCATTAGAACCACCTTGATTGTGGGTTATCCCGGTGAAACCGAAGCGCATTTTCAGGAGCTGAAAGAATGGGTTAAAGAAATGCGTTTTGAAAGACTGGGTTGTTTTACCTATTCTCATGAGGAAAATACGCATGCTTATAATCTTGAGGATAACGTTCCGGAAGAGGTGAAGCAGGCACGGGCAAATGAAATTATGGAGATTCAGTCACAAATTTCCTGGGAACTGAACCAGCAGAAGATTGGAGAAACCTTCAAAGTAGTTATTGACCGTAAGGATGGGAATTATTTTGTTGGAAGAACCGAGTTCGACTCGCCAGATGTGGATAATGAAGTATTGATCGAAGCTTCGGAAATCTATTTGAAGACCGGTGAATACTATGACATTCAAATCACGGAAGCGGCTGATTTTGACCTGTACGGAGTCCCGGTGAATGCGAACGTGGAAAAGCCAAAACGCAAACCACTTCAGGTACGAACCGGAAACTAA
- a CDS encoding TVP38/TMEM64 family protein, with amino-acid sequence MSKKTSYFLTGGIILLLVISYFIIPDFQDFINKTWNVLWSEDKEKIRSYFKDFGFWGPLAIIVVMVVQIFLVIFPSWLPMIVAVLAYGFWGGAAISIAGVYCASTIAFYLGKFLGEDHLEQLLGESKNKKVEYWVSNYGFWTITIFRVSPFLSNDAISIIAGMLSMKYRKFILATLAGIIPLAFAIAYFGEDTDTLKNGLYWIGGAGILIYGIYVYIDHRKNKYPQKS; translated from the coding sequence TTGTCCAAGAAAACTTCATATTTTCTTACCGGGGGAATCATTCTGCTGCTGGTAATCTCATATTTCATCATTCCCGATTTTCAGGATTTCATCAATAAAACCTGGAATGTTCTGTGGAGTGAAGACAAGGAAAAGATTAGGAGCTATTTTAAAGATTTCGGCTTCTGGGGCCCGCTAGCAATCATTGTGGTGATGGTGGTGCAGATTTTCCTGGTCATTTTCCCGTCCTGGCTGCCCATGATTGTGGCGGTTCTTGCCTACGGTTTCTGGGGTGGTGCGGCTATTTCGATCGCCGGGGTATATTGCGCTTCGACCATTGCTTTTTACCTGGGGAAATTCCTGGGAGAAGATCACCTGGAACAGCTGCTGGGGGAATCCAAGAACAAAAAAGTGGAATACTGGGTGTCTAATTATGGATTTTGGACCATTACCATCTTCAGGGTTTCTCCCTTTTTATCAAACGACGCCATCAGTATCATCGCGGGAATGCTCAGCATGAAGTACCGCAAGTTCATTCTCGCCACCCTCGCCGGGATCATCCCGCTGGCATTTGCCATTGCTTATTTCGGGGAAGATACGGATACCCTGAAAAACGGGCTTTACTGGATTGGCGGTGCGGGCATTCTGATCTACGGAATTTATGTTTACATCGACCATCGGAAAAACAAATATCCACAGAAATCTTAA